In Lepus europaeus isolate LE1 chromosome 9, mLepTim1.pri, whole genome shotgun sequence, the following are encoded in one genomic region:
- the TRAIP gene encoding E3 ubiquitin-protein ligase TRAIP isoform X2, which produces MLCSTLKKQMKYLEQQQDETKQAQEEARRLRSKMKTMEQIELLLQSQRPEVEEMIRDMGVGQSAVEQLAVYCVSLKKEYENLKKARKASGELADKLRKDLISSRNKLQTVYSELDQAKLELKSAQKDLQNADKEIMSLRKKLTMLQETLNLPPVASETVNRLVLESPAPVEMLNLKLRRPSFGDDIDLNAIFDVNTPPARPSSSQHAHCKKPCMEKAHSPDQDVSKKVAKGSKQEPQLLLGGQRCAGELDEELADAFPVFIRNAVLGQKQPKRAKTESCRSTDAVRTGFDGLGGRTKFIQPTDIAMIRPLPVKPKAKTKHRVGVRPLNPPSQAKMDTFLWQRDQ; this is translated from the exons ATGCTGTGTTCCACTCTCAAA AAGCAGATGAAATACTTGGAACAGCAGCAGGATGAAACCAAACAAGCACAGGAAGAAGCCCGCCGGCTCAGGAGCAAGATGAAGACCATGGAGCA GATTGAGCTTCTACTTCAGAGCCAGCGGCCTGAGGTGGAGGAGATGATCCGAGACATGGGTGTGGGACAGTCAGCGGTGGAGCAGCTCGCTGTGTACTGTGTATCCCTTAAGAA AGAGTACGAAAATCTAAAAAAGGCACGGAAGGCCTCAGGGGAGCTGGCTGACAAGCTGAGGAAGGACTTGATTTCCTCTAGAAATAAG TTGCAAACAGTCTACTCTGAATTGGACCAGGCTAAGTTAGAGCTGAAGTCTGCCCAGAAGGACTTACAGAATGCTGACAAGGAAATCATG AGCCTAAGAAAGAAGCTAACAATGCTGCAGGAAACCTTGAACCTGCCACCAGTGGCCAGTGAGACTGTCAACCGCCTGGTTTTAGAAAG cccagctcctgtgGAGATGCTGAACCTGAAGCTCCGCCGGCCATCCTTCGGTGATGATATTGACCTCAATGCTATCTTTGATGTGAATACTCCCCCAGCCCGGCCCTCCAGCTCCCAGCATGCCCACTGCAAGAAGCCCTGCATGGAGAAAGCACA CTCTCCTGATCAAGACGTCTCCAAGAAGGTAGCCAAAGGCTCCAAGCAG GAGCCCCAGCTCTTGCtgggtggccagcgctgtgcaggAGAGCTAGATGAGGAACTGGCTGATGCCTTCCCTGTCTTCATCCGCAATGCTGTCCTGGGCCAGAAGCAGCCCAAAAGGGCCAAGACAGAGTCCTGTCGAAGCACAGATGCT GTAAGAACAGGCTTCGATGGGCTTGGAGGCCGGACAAAATTCATTCAACCT ACTGACATTGCCATGATCCGCCCACTACCTGTTAAACCCAAGGCCAAGACCAAACACAGAGTGGGAGTGAGACCTCTGaaccctccctcccaggccaAGATGGACACTTTCCTGTGGCAGAGAGACCAGTGA